One Candidatus Kryptobacter tengchongensis DNA segment encodes these proteins:
- a CDS encoding putative pyruvate formate lyase activating enzyme, with product MFVPSYVKLYESGELERRVKILESMLERCNICPHNCGVNRLNNEIGRCYSGYKPIVSAYVPHFGEEPLLVGVNGAGNIFFGNCNLRCVYCQNYQISQNWKVEIKNEVTFERLAEIMLELQDKGCHNIGLVSPTHFVPQIVKAIYIAVERGLRLPLVYNTNAYDSVEVLKLLDGIVDIYLPDIKYSDDEMAWRYSKIPNYVKFSRMAIKEMWRQVGSELIVEDGILKRGLIIRHLILPNDIAGSEESLRWIAEELGTDVTLSIMAQYYPTNKAFKYPLISRRIMFSEYVAVLKFLDKFGFENGWVQDFEESPDFYRPDFADREEPFKDRVRARSTTG from the coding sequence ATGTTTGTGCCTTCTTATGTTAAACTTTATGAGTCGGGTGAATTAGAAAGACGAGTTAAAATTCTTGAATCAATGCTTGAAAGGTGTAACATATGTCCGCATAATTGCGGTGTAAATAGATTAAATAACGAGATAGGAAGATGTTATTCAGGCTATAAACCTATTGTTTCCGCCTATGTTCCACATTTTGGGGAAGAACCACTTCTCGTTGGAGTTAATGGTGCTGGTAATATATTTTTCGGAAATTGTAACTTAAGGTGCGTGTATTGTCAAAATTATCAAATAAGTCAGAATTGGAAGGTTGAGATAAAAAATGAGGTTACATTTGAAAGGCTTGCTGAAATAATGCTTGAACTTCAAGATAAGGGATGTCATAACATTGGGCTTGTATCCCCAACTCATTTTGTTCCACAAATTGTTAAGGCAATTTACATCGCTGTTGAAAGGGGTTTAAGGTTGCCACTTGTATATAATACAAATGCGTATGATTCCGTTGAGGTTTTAAAATTGCTTGATGGGATAGTTGATATTTATTTGCCAGACATAAAGTATAGCGATGATGAGATGGCATGGAGATATTCAAAGATACCTAACTATGTTAAGTTTTCAAGGATGGCAATAAAGGAAATGTGGCGTCAAGTTGGGAGCGAGCTTATTGTTGAGGATGGTATTTTAAAACGTGGGTTGATAATAAGACATCTTATCCTGCCAAATGATATTGCGGGAAGTGAGGAATCATTAAGATGGATTGCGGAAGAACTTGGGACGGATGTGACATTAAGCATCATGGCGCAGTATTATCCGACGAATAAAGCTTTTAAATATCCGCTGATTTCACGAAGGATAATGTTTAGTGAATATGTTGCGGTGCTTAAATTTCTTGATAAATTTGGTTTTGAAAACGGGTGGGTGCAGGATTTTGAAGAGTCACCAGATTTTTACCGTCCTGATTTTGCGGATAGGGAAGAGCCATTCAAGGACAGGGTCAGGGCCAGAAGCACGACTGGTTAA